The region GTGATGATGTCGGGCTCCACGCCGAAATGCTGGTAAGCAAACGGCTTTCCGGTCCGGCCGATGCCGGTTTGCACTTCGTCGATGATCAGAAGCGCCCCGTGCTGTTGACACAGCTCCGACGCTATTTGCAAAAACGCCGGGTCAACCGGGCGGACGCCGCCTTCCCCTTGGACGACCTCAAGCATCACCGCCGCCACTTCCTCACTCATTGCCTGTTTGAGAACGTCGACATCATTCAACGGCAAGTGAATGAATTCCGGAAGCAGCGGACCGAAACCGCTATGCACTTTCTCCTGCCCGGTCGCGGCCATTGTCGCGAACGTCCGGCCGTGAAACGATTGGGAAAACGTGATCACTTTATGTCTTCCCGTATGTTTGCGCGCCAGCTTCAGCGCCGCTTCGTTCGCCTCGGCTCCGCTATTGCAGAAAAAGACGCAGTCGCCGGCGCTGTGGGCGGCAAGCAAGGAAGCGACCTCTTCTTGAATGGGAATCGTAAACAAGTTCGATACGTGCCAATATTGATTCAGCTGCGTTTCAATCGCCTTTTGGACGTGCGGATGGCGATGGCCGAGATTGCAGACGGCAATGCCCGAGACAAAGTCGAGATATTGTTTTCCATTTACATCTGTCATAACCGTCCCTTCCGCCGCTTGGACGGCGATCTTCCAACGGTTGTAGGTCGGAAACAGCGCGCTCATCAATATACCCCCACTTCTTTGCGAATCGTTGTGCCGTGCCATGTTCCGTTTTGATAAAACGGCGTTTTGCCGCTGACGATCATCACCTCGGGCAGCGCATCGGACAGGGCGGAGAGCGCCGCTTTCACTTTTGGAATCATCCCGCCGGTGATGACGCCGTCTTCGATCAATCGTTCAATCGTTTCCGCCGTCGCCTGGGCCACGAGCGCGCCGTCTCGCAAAATGCCGGGCACGTTCGTCACAAACGCGAGCTGGCTGGCGCCGATGGCTGCCGCGACCGCCCCAGCCGCCGTGTCGGCGTTAATGTTGTATGTTTGCCCGTTTTGGTCGGCACCAAGCGGTGAAACGACCGGAACGTAGCCCGCCTCAAGCAGCGTGCGCAAAAGGCTGGAGCGAACCGTTTTCACACGGCCGACATAGCCGAGTTTGGCCAAGTCGATCGGTTCAGCTTCAAGCAGCCCCCCGTCCACGCCGGAAACGCCGACCGCCGGCAAGCCGTGCTGCTTGAGCATCGCCACAAGCTGTTTGTTCACTTTGCCGGAGAGCACCATTTCCACAACGACAAGCACCTCTTTCGTCGTTTTCCGCAAGCCGTTGACAAACTCGCTCGGCACCCCCAGCTTTTTCAGCATCTGTCCGATTTCCGGCCCGCCGCCGTGGACGATGACGATATCCATCCCTTGTTCCCGCATCATGTTCACGCTGGCAAAAAAGGCTGGAGACAGCTCATCGAGCACGCTGCCGCCGCATTTGATGACGACCGTTTTCCCCATCTTTCTCTCCCCTTACGTCCGGTAGCTGGCGTTGATTTTTACATAATCGTACGTCAAGTCGCAGCCCCACGCGACGCCAACACCATCGCCCAAGTGCAAATCCACCTCAATGACGACCGTCTCTTGTTGCAAATACGCCGTCGCTTCTTCTTCCGAGAACGGCTGCGGCTCGCTTCCTTTCAGCATCACAATCGGCCCGATCGCGACATCCACATTATCCGGATCGACGTCCGCATCGGCATAGCCGATCGCGCCGATGATCCGCCCCCAGTTGGCATCCGCGCCGTAAACGGCCGTTTTCACTAAGTTTGAGCCAACGATTTGCTTCGCGACTTTTTTCGCCTCATCGTCCGTTTTCGCGCCGCGCACGCGCACTTCAATGAGCTTCGTCGCCCCCTCGCCGTCTCTGGCGATTTGCTTCGCCAAATCTTCGCACGTTTTCCGCAGCGCTTCGTAAAAGTGTTCCCAATCCGGATGGTCCGGCGTCAATTCGTCATTTCCAGCGAGGCCGCTTGCCATCACCACAACCATGTCGTTCGTCGACGTATCGCCATCGACCGTAATTTGATTGAACGATACATCGGTAATCGACCGGAGCGCATCATGCAGCATCGCCGAAGAGATGTTGGCATCGGTCGTAATGAACGCGAGCATCGTCGCCATGTTCGGATGGATCATCCCCGATCCTTTCGCCGCCCCGCCGACGGTGACCGTTTTCCCATCGACGGCCGTTTGGTAACAGGCGCGCTTCATCACCGTATCCGTCGTTAAAATCGCCGTTTGAAACGCCTCAGCATCCGCCATCGTCGCACCGGGAACGAGCTGTTCGATGCCCGCGCGAATTTTTTCCATCGGCAAATATTCCCCGATCACGCCTGTTGAAGCGACGGCCACATGGTGCAGCGCCAAGCCAAACTGTTTCGCGCACAGCTCGCGCATTTCATAGGCGTCGCGAATCCCCTGCTCGCCGGTGCAGGCGTTCGCGCATGCGCTGTTGACGATGACCGCCTGCAATTTTTGTTCTACAGCGAGGCTGGCCTGCGTCACTTTGAGCGGCGCCGCCTGGAAATGGCTTTGCGTATACACCGCTGCCGCCGAAGCCGGCACGTCGCATAGAATAACCCCTAAATCTTTTTTCGAATAGCGCAGCCCGGCGTGCACCCCAGCCGCTTGAAATCCTTTCGGTGTGACAACCGTTCCGTCAGCGACCGCCGTCACTTGCGCCGTTTGTTTCGTTGCTGTCATGTTCGTTCCCCTTCCCTCACGGATAGATCGGCAAGGATTGGAGGCCCTCGGCCTCATCCCACCCCATCATCAAATTGAAGTTTTGCACCGCCTGCCCGGCGGCTCCTTTCATCAAGTTATCAATCACCGACACGACCGTCACCCGTCCCGTTCGTTCATCGTAGGCGAGGCCGATGTCGCAATAGTTGGAGCCGTACACTTCTTTCGTCGCTGGAAACTGTCCAAGTTGACGGATGCGGACAAACGGCGAACCTTCATAACTTGTTTTATATAAATCTACCAAGTCGTTTGGCGGAAGCGGCTGTTTCGCCTTCACATAAATCGTCGCCATAATGCCCCGTGTCATCGGAATCAAATGAGTGCTGAACGTAATCGGCTCCATCGCTTCATTCCACGTTTGCAGCGTTTGCTCAATTTCCGGAATGTGCTGATGGACGTTCACTTTATAAATTTTCACGTTTTCGTTCACTTCGGAAAAATGCGTCCCGAGCCCTGCTTTCCTCCCTGCTCCTGATACGCCGGACTTGGCATCGACGATGATCGAGTCTTCCTTAATCAATCCTTCTTTGACAAGCGGCGCCAGGCCAAGCAGCGTCGCCGTCGGATAGCAGCCCGGGTTGGATAGGAGCACGGCCCCGTGGATCGCCTCTCGGTTCCACTCCGTCAGCCCGTATACGGCGCGCGCCAAATATTCCGCCGGCGCTGCCTCCCGCCCGTACCATCGTTCATACACCGCCCCGTCTTTCAAACGGAAATCTCCGGATAAATCGATCACTTTCACTCCCCGATCAACGAGCGCCGGCGCCCACTCCCCGGACACCCCGGGCGGCGTGGCGAAAAAGACCGCATCGTAACGGGAAAGCGCCTCGATGTCAAGTTTATGCAGCACCGCACCATCGACCGAGCCGACGTGCGGGAAACTTTCCGATAAATGAACCCCGTCCTGCGACGACGAGAAAACATCGCAGCGGCTCACACGCGGATGCCCGTGCAACAAGCGAAGCAACTCCGCACCACTATATCCCGTCGCCCCGATAATGGCTGCGTTCATCAACCGTTCCCCCTCACCCGTATGCCTCATGTAGTTCTCATTATAATACTGTATAAAAATAAAATCAAATGTATATTTAATAATTTTTAAGGGATTTTCTTCTTTCTTGTCCCCTTATGTTCACCAGGCCCACGGGAAAACGAAAACCGCTTTGGCTCAGCTGCCGAAGCGCATTATCTCGTCCATCCCCCTCATGCACTCAGGCGTAAAGCCTCTCATAAAAGATTCCACCAATGTTCAACAAGTTTTCAATCTTTCCACTATCCTTATATTGACTTCCCTCTTTTTTCCTGTACACTTTTAAATAGCGACACATTTTATATAAGGTTGTGATCCGATGAACGAGGTTGAATCTCGTGAATGGCAGAAGTGGCTTACATCGATCGGGCGCGATCTTCGCCTTGAGAAAGGAACGTACTTGTTTCAAGAAGGAGAAAAGGCGGACGAACTGTACTATATCCAATCCGGGAAAATCCAAATCAGCAAAATGGACATGAATGGACAGGAGCTTGCGCTGCGCATTTGCAGCGAAGGGGACTTGATCGGCGAACTGACGCTCTTTTGCCCCGGCGCCCGCTACATGCTGACGGCAAAAGTGCTCGAAGACGGCGTTGTTTCCGCCATTCCGCGCGAGAGGCTCGAACAAGAAATCGCCAACCATCCAACACTAGCCGTCGAGTTCATGAAATGGATGAGCCTCCATTTCCGGAAAACGCAGACGAAGTTCCGCGACCTCATTTTGCACGGCAAAAAAGGAGCGCTCTATTCGACGCTCATCCGATTGTGCAACAGCTACGGCGTGATGAAAGAAGACGGCATTTTGATCGATGTGCCTCTTACGAACCAAGAGCTCGCCAACTTTTGCGGCACCGCCCGCGAAGTCGTCAACCGCATGCTCGGCGACTTGCGGAAAAAAGGCATCATCTCCGTGCAAAAAGGAAAAATCAGCGTCCACGACTTGCAATATTTGCGCGACGAAATCTCCTGCGAAGGCTGCCCGCCCGAGCTGTGCCGCATCGACTGACGGGCGGGTGCGGCCAAAAAGAAGGGGCTGACCCAAAAGCGTCATTCTTCTCAAACGCAACACAACATATTGCGCATGATTCATTGTTTCGTGGCGATATATGGTGATGAGCAAGGGTGTCCCGATCCTTTTGGGACACCCCCCTTTGCTTTTTCGCAGAGAAAAACGATCGTCTTCCCTTCCGATAGGGATGGACGTCGTTTTCCCCTTTCCTTCACGTCCCAGTTCTCACAAAACAGACGACCACGTTTCACACATGTACTCACATTCGACGGCTTATCAAGCAATTTCCATCGTTCTTCATTGCTCATGTTTTGAATGGCTTTTAAAATTTCTTCTGCTGTCATTTGTTTTTCCATAAACATATACAGCCTCCTCCATATGTACTCTTTACTCTTAATTTTAACGAAAAGAAAGTGAAAAAACGATTCTTCCCTAATCAACAGCCAGACAAAACATGCCGAGGGCGATGCCGCTTAACCAAAAGAAAAACCCCAAACGGTCATTGATGGCTCCCGTTTGGGGTTCGTTCACGAATAGATCACGATCATCGCGATGAAAAAGTACGCCGCGTTGGCGATCTCTAAGATACCAAGTTTCATGATCGGCAGCGGCTTGCCGTACAAATAGACGGCGCGGATGACGCTTGGTGTATAGGCCAAAACGGCGAACGGCTCGCGGATGGCGATGAGGCCAACAATCAGCAAGGCGTGGTAGCCCCATGACAGCCATTTGTACCGTTTGTTTTTCTTTTCGCGAATCATCGTTTTGACGTAAAACGTGCTGCCGAGGAAAAAGAGGAAGGAAAACAGGGCAAGTTCAAACGCTTCGAGCGTCAGCGACTCGCGGCCGGCGTAAAAGGCGGCGAGACCGCCGATGCAAAACGCCGCGATGGCCGCCGCGTCGTTCCAAAAGGCGCGCTCGTTCTTTTTCTTGCTGTAGTACGTGTTCACCAAGAAAAACGGAACCATGGCGAGCCCGAAGTAGAGAAGCGCCGGCTGCTGCCAAAGGGAGACGGCCAGCCCCGCCGCAGCGATGGCGCCGTAGCGGGCAGCGACGGGCACGTACGACTCTTTCCGTTTCGTTTTCACCGCCATTAAGAGCGGATACGTCGCCAAATAGAGCGCGGTCCAGGCGATAAAGAGCGGCGCGTGAACCCACGAAAACCCGCCGGCGTACGCCCCGAGCCAAAACGGGATGATGAGCATCGCCCAAGCGCCGTGTTGCTTCGGCATCACCCATTTGCTTTTGTTCGCCATCCGTCTCATCCTCCGCTGACCGGTGGAATAAAGGCGACCGTGTCGCCTTCGTGAAGCGGCGCCTCGTCGCAGGCATACTCTTCATTGACCGCTGTCATGACGCGCCCAAGCGAGACGCCGTATCGTTCTTCTACTTCATCTTTCAACTTTTTCACCGTTTCCGGAACGTGCAGCCATGTCACTTCCCGCTCGCCGACTTGCTCGCCCAAATGCGCGAAAAACAATAGACGGATCATCCCTCTTTCACCTCCGGTTTTCCGGACGGATACGCCGTTGTTTCAAGCTGGTCACCCACCCAGGCGCTTCCGTCCTCCCATTGCTCTTTTTTCCAAATCGGCACGATTTGCTTGATCCGCTCAATGGCATAGCGATTCGCCTCATACGCTTCGGCGCGGTGCGGCGAGGAAACAGCGATAACGACGGCGATGTCGCCAATCTCAAGCTTGCCGATCCGATGGGTGATGGCGGTTTTCGCCCCCGGCCATTTCTCCACAATTTCCGCCCCGACTTGCGCGAGCATTTTCTCGGCCATCGACACGTACGCCTCATATTGCAAAAAGAGCGTCCGCTTGCCGTTCGTCCATTCGCGCACCGTGCCGGCAAAGACGGCGACCGCCCCCGCTTCCGGGCGCATCACTTTTTTCATCACATCCTCGACCGAAATCGGCCGGTCGGTAATGGCAAACAACGGTTCTGTCATGTTCGTGTTCTCACCTCGTTCATGAGCCATGGAATATATTCGTGGTCATCAGCCAGCGAAAACACCGGGTGCGCTAGCGGCCCTTCGAGCGGCTCCCAGGCGATGACGGCGCGAATGTTGGCGAGGTGCTGAAGCGACGCCCAATCTTCCCAAGTGCGGACGAGCACGACTTTCGGGTGCCGCTCTTGTTTGTAGCCCTCCACCAACACAAAATCGAGCCGAAGGGGCGCATAGAGCGCCAAAATGTCATCCAACCGCCACAACGGGCGGCGGAGATGGAGCTGCAACAGCCCATCCCCTTCCACCGCCGTCGCCACCGCCCCGGCCCGCTCATGACGGACGGAATCGACGCCTTCTGGCTGCAAGGGCTCGCCGCCATGGCCGTGGTGTTTCACCGTCCCGACGCGCCATCCTTCCCGGACAGCGGCCGCCACCCATTTTTCCACAAGCGTCGTCTTGCCTGTATGTTTATAGCCGACGACTTGCCAGACGTTCATTCGCTCGACCCCTCATCGTCATCCAAAAGCCACACTTCCACCTCATCGCCAACCGCAAACCCTTTCGTTCCGCCCGGCAGCACCATCAAGGCGTTCGCAAAGGCAAGCGAGGTGACGATGTTCGATTTGTCCATGCCAACCGGTTTGACGACAATCCGGCCGTCGACCGCTTCGACCCGGCTGCGCACAAAGCGGGTGAACGGGTTCGGCTTCGGGAAATCGGCGCCAAGCGTGGCCTTCGCTTTTTTCAAATACGGCTTTGTGGAAAACAACCGCGTGCGCACGACCGGGCGGACGAACAGTTCATACCCGACATAGCACGCCGACGGGTTGCCGGATAAGCCGAACAGCAGCTTGCCATCCCGTTCGGCGACGGTCGTCACGCTTCCCGGGCGCATGGCGATTTTGTTAAACAACACATTCGCCCCGAGCCGCTCATAAATGGCGGGCAAATAATCGAAGTCGCCCACCGAGACGCCGCCGGTCGTAATAAGCATGTCTACTTGATCGAGCGCCTGGCGCACAGCGTGAAAACACGCCTCGAGGTCGTCGGCGAGCTGGCCGAAATAAATCGGCTCGGCGCCGCTTCTCAGCACCTGCGCCTCGATCATGTAGGCGTTGCTGTTGCGAATTTTTCCAGGCACGAGCGGTTCAGAGACGTCGAGCAGCTCGCTTCCGGTCGCAAAAATGCCAATGCGCGGCTTTTTCGCCACCTTCACTTCAGCGTAGCCGAACGTCGCCAAGAGCGCCGCCACCCCGGGGTTGATGCGCGTTCCTTTTTCGACAAGCGGCTGCCCTTTTTTCGCGTCTTCCCCTTGAAACGAAATGTTGTCTCCGGGGCGGAACGGGCGTTTAATGGCCATATACGTTTTTCCGTCCCGCTCGTATTGTTTCGCAAGCTCGAGCATGACGACCGCATCGCATCCTTCCGGAATTTGCGCCCCGGTCATCAGGCGCACCGCTTGAAACGGGCCGACAGGCTGCTTCGCCACTTGCCCGGCGCCGATCGTTTCGATCACTTCAAACTCGACCGGATGATCAAGCCCCGCTCCTTCAGAATCGGCGGCGCGAATGGCAAATCCGTCATACGGCGAGCGGTCAAACGGCGGCACATCATGGTCGGCGCATAAATCTTCCGCCAAATAGCGGCCGTACGACTGCCTTAGGGGCACGATCTCCTCTTCCCCTCTTCCAGCGTAACGCATCACCCGATTGATCGCTTCCCGTACGGGAATGGGGGTTCGTCTTTCGGCCAAAGGTGTTCTCCCCTTTCTTTCCCTCACTCACTTCACTAAGCCCATTTTATCGCTTCATCACGATGATTGCCAATCTTGCAGCTGCTTGATCGATTTCGCCAACTTTTCGTCAACGACGGTGGCATCATCAATATGTTGCAAAATCATCGCCCGCGTTTCTCCGAACAAAGCAGCCGACCGCTCAAGCTCCTTCATCACTTCATCGGCATAGCGGAACTGTTCTTGAATATCGTTGAGCACATCGCCAACCCGTTTTTCAACTTGATCGATCAGCCCGATCATCGCCGACCATGTCCGTGATGTATGAATGCTCATTTGCACCACTTTATCAATGATGGCCGAAATGGCACCAGTTTGCGTGAGCGATCGTTGAATTTCTTGCTGCACCGCATCGGTGAGTTGATGAATCATTTCCGTGCTGTCTGCCGTATGTTCCGCCAGCTTTCTGACCTCGGCGGCCACGACGGAAAACCCTTTTCCATGCTCCCCGGCGCGCGCCGCCTCAATCGAGGCGTTTAAGGCAATCAAATTCGTCTGTCCTGCGATCTCTTTAATGACCTTGACAATTTGCTCAATCTCTTGCGAACGGTCGCGCAGCCGGTGCATCGCTGCCGACGTCGCCTCCATTTCGTCCCCCAGTTGCCCGATCGTCTGCTCAACTTCTTTGGACATGCGAATTCCTTCTTTTGCCGCTGCCACCATCTGTCCAGCCGTTTTCGCCAAAGCCGTCCCCTGTTCGCGCAGACGGCCAGAGATCGCGTATGACGATTGGCTGAGCGTACTGACATTGTCTACTTTTTCTTTCGTTTTTTCCACCAAGTCACCTAAGTCATGGTGCTGCCCGTTGACGAGTTCGTGTTGGCGGACGATTTGTTGCCATTCTCCAAGCAGTTCCGCCACTGTTTCGCGAATGGCGTCTTCTTG is a window of Geobacillus kaustophilus DNA encoding:
- a CDS encoding acetylornithine transaminase, producing the protein MSALFPTYNRWKIAVQAAEGTVMTDVNGKQYLDFVSGIAVCNLGHRHPHVQKAIETQLNQYWHVSNLFTIPIQEEVASLLAAHSAGDCVFFCNSGAEANEAALKLARKHTGRHKVITFSQSFHGRTFATMAATGQEKVHSGFGPLLPEFIHLPLNDVDVLKQAMSEEVAAVMLEVVQGEGGVRPVDPAFLQIASELCQQHGALLIIDEVQTGIGRTGKPFAYQHFGVEPDIITVAKGLGSGIPVGAMIGKAFLKESFGPGVHGSTFGGNPIAMAAAKATLEVVFDPSFLQDVQEKGNYLVARLNEALAPLDIVKDVRGLGLLVGVECQTDVAPLLPLIHENGLLVLSAGPKVIRLLPPLVVTKAEIDKAVDILTNVLNNANASAVL
- the argB gene encoding acetylglutamate kinase produces the protein MGKTVVIKCGGSVLDELSPAFFASVNMMREQGMDIVIVHGGGPEIGQMLKKLGVPSEFVNGLRKTTKEVLVVVEMVLSGKVNKQLVAMLKQHGLPAVGVSGVDGGLLEAEPIDLAKLGYVGRVKTVRSSLLRTLLEAGYVPVVSPLGADQNGQTYNINADTAAGAVAAAIGASQLAFVTNVPGILRDGALVAQATAETIERLIEDGVITGGMIPKVKAALSALSDALPEVMIVSGKTPFYQNGTWHGTTIRKEVGVY
- the argJ gene encoding bifunctional ornithine acetyltransferase/N-acetylglutamate synthase yields the protein MTATKQTAQVTAVADGTVVTPKGFQAAGVHAGLRYSKKDLGVILCDVPASAAAVYTQSHFQAAPLKVTQASLAVEQKLQAVIVNSACANACTGEQGIRDAYEMRELCAKQFGLALHHVAVASTGVIGEYLPMEKIRAGIEQLVPGATMADAEAFQTAILTTDTVMKRACYQTAVDGKTVTVGGAAKGSGMIHPNMATMLAFITTDANISSAMLHDALRSITDVSFNQITVDGDTSTNDMVVVMASGLAGNDELTPDHPDWEHFYEALRKTCEDLAKQIARDGEGATKLIEVRVRGAKTDDEAKKVAKQIVGSNLVKTAVYGADANWGRIIGAIGYADADVDPDNVDVAIGPIVMLKGSEPQPFSEEEATAYLQQETVVIEVDLHLGDGVGVAWGCDLTYDYVKINASYRT
- the argC gene encoding N-acetyl-gamma-glutamyl-phosphate reductase, which produces MNAAIIGATGYSGAELLRLLHGHPRVSRCDVFSSSQDGVHLSESFPHVGSVDGAVLHKLDIEALSRYDAVFFATPPGVSGEWAPALVDRGVKVIDLSGDFRLKDGAVYERWYGREAAPAEYLARAVYGLTEWNREAIHGAVLLSNPGCYPTATLLGLAPLVKEGLIKEDSIIVDAKSGVSGAGRKAGLGTHFSEVNENVKIYKVNVHQHIPEIEQTLQTWNEAMEPITFSTHLIPMTRGIMATIYVKAKQPLPPNDLVDLYKTSYEGSPFVRIRQLGQFPATKEVYGSNYCDIGLAYDERTGRVTVVSVIDNLMKGAAGQAVQNFNLMMGWDEAEGLQSLPIYP
- a CDS encoding Crp/Fnr family transcriptional regulator: MNEVESREWQKWLTSIGRDLRLEKGTYLFQEGEKADELYYIQSGKIQISKMDMNGQELALRICSEGDLIGELTLFCPGARYMLTAKVLEDGVVSAIPRERLEQEIANHPTLAVEFMKWMSLHFRKTQTKFRDLILHGKKGALYSTLIRLCNSYGVMKEDGILIDVPLTNQELANFCGTAREVVNRMLGDLRKKGIISVQKGKISVHDLQYLRDEISCEGCPPELCRID
- a CDS encoding YwiC-like family protein codes for the protein MANKSKWVMPKQHGAWAMLIIPFWLGAYAGGFSWVHAPLFIAWTALYLATYPLLMAVKTKRKESYVPVAARYGAIAAAGLAVSLWQQPALLYFGLAMVPFFLVNTYYSKKKNERAFWNDAAAIAAFCIGGLAAFYAGRESLTLEAFELALFSFLFFLGSTFYVKTMIREKKNKRYKWLSWGYHALLIVGLIAIREPFAVLAYTPSVIRAVYLYGKPLPIMKLGILEIANAAYFFIAMIVIYS
- the moaD gene encoding molybdopterin converting factor subunit 1, producing MIRLLFFAHLGEQVGEREVTWLHVPETVKKLKDEVEERYGVSLGRVMTAVNEEYACDEAPLHEGDTVAFIPPVSGG
- a CDS encoding molybdenum cofactor biosynthesis protein MoaE, which gives rise to MTEPLFAITDRPISVEDVMKKVMRPEAGAVAVFAGTVREWTNGKRTLFLQYEAYVSMAEKMLAQVGAEIVEKWPGAKTAITHRIGKLEIGDIAVVIAVSSPHRAEAYEANRYAIERIKQIVPIWKKEQWEDGSAWVGDQLETTAYPSGKPEVKEG
- the mobB gene encoding molybdopterin-guanine dinucleotide biosynthesis protein B produces the protein MNVWQVVGYKHTGKTTLVEKWVAAAVREGWRVGTVKHHGHGGEPLQPEGVDSVRHERAGAVATAVEGDGLLQLHLRRPLWRLDDILALYAPLRLDFVLVEGYKQERHPKVVLVRTWEDWASLQHLANIRAVIAWEPLEGPLAHPVFSLADDHEYIPWLMNEVRTRT
- the glp gene encoding gephyrin-like molybdotransferase Glp is translated as MAERRTPIPVREAINRVMRYAGRGEEEIVPLRQSYGRYLAEDLCADHDVPPFDRSPYDGFAIRAADSEGAGLDHPVEFEVIETIGAGQVAKQPVGPFQAVRLMTGAQIPEGCDAVVMLELAKQYERDGKTYMAIKRPFRPGDNISFQGEDAKKGQPLVEKGTRINPGVAALLATFGYAEVKVAKKPRIGIFATGSELLDVSEPLVPGKIRNSNAYMIEAQVLRSGAEPIYFGQLADDLEACFHAVRQALDQVDMLITTGGVSVGDFDYLPAIYERLGANVLFNKIAMRPGSVTTVAERDGKLLFGLSGNPSACYVGYELFVRPVVRTRLFSTKPYLKKAKATLGADFPKPNPFTRFVRSRVEAVDGRIVVKPVGMDKSNIVTSLAFANALMVLPGGTKGFAVGDEVEVWLLDDDEGSSE
- a CDS encoding methyl-accepting chemotaxis protein, with translation MWPLAKTRRWEEEKRELERRIEEVKHQLVKQEDAIRETVAELLGEWQQIVRQHELVNGQHHDLGDLVEKTKEKVDNVSTLSQSSYAISGRLREQGTALAKTAGQMVAAAKEGIRMSKEVEQTIGQLGDEMEATSAAMHRLRDRSQEIEQIVKVIKEIAGQTNLIALNASIEAARAGEHGKGFSVVAAEVRKLAEHTADSTEMIHQLTDAVQQEIQRSLTQTGAISAIIDKVVQMSIHTSRTWSAMIGLIDQVEKRVGDVLNDIQEQFRYADEVMKELERSAALFGETRAMILQHIDDATVVDEKLAKSIKQLQDWQSS